Below is a window of Cryptomeria japonica unplaced genomic scaffold, Sugi_1.0 HiC_scaffold_1819, whole genome shotgun sequence DNA.
GGTATtgtaagaattttattttttattgtaaaaataataataataaatcatttacCCCCCACCTCCTGACCACCGTACTGCGCACCTTATTGTTTGCAGGTTACGGGCCCTGCCACCCGTACTACTCCCGACGTCTATCTGCCTTGCTCGGCCCGACCACACCCGACTGTTGGCTGTTGCATCTTCCGGTCTTCCCTTCCGCCCGACCTCTGTCTGTAGGTACTTCTTGCGCTTGTGCATTCTCCGCTGCCGACGACTCCCATCTGTGTGTGTTGCTCGTGCACCCGCCAGTTCATCTATTTGCTTCTCGGCTGCCCGTGGTGTCGTTCCATTCTCTGGCCTCGCCACCGGGACCTCCCGACAACTTGCACCAGCTCCCGACTTATGGCCATCTCTGGCCATCCACGTGGCCCCCGCTGCACTTACTCCAGCCACCCACATGGCTCCCTCAAATGCCACTCCAGCACCTCCTCTTAGCCTCTACTGTTGTACACCTTCGGCTTCCGGTTCCCCAGCCAGGAGCTCCTCCGGCACCCTTTTAACTTGGCGGGCCCACGTCCGCCATGTGGCAGGTGGCCATTGGCTCACCAACAAAACATCATGACGTACAGTGCCACCTGTGCGACTCATCATTAGATTGTCTGTACGGTCATCACAGGGGAAGCGATGGCTATTCTGATGGTCATACGGACATCAATTTAAATCTAATGATTTTCTAACGTCAGgggtatttttgaaaaaaatttacccccctctcattgagcttttcattTTTGCAGTCTGACTTccaatggccatatcttgctcatttttgctcattttttggtgcaatttttttttgatgggCTATGATAtcgtgctcttcgtagtggtggagtgattttctattttttatcgacacatttttcataatttgtagattttcatgactgtacctatctaatcctcgattttgcaacttcagaggcttcatttgcAGTCATACAAACTCcctttcaggtgccattttttttttaagtacataatttttcatctactttcataatattccattattttgcagtgattttgagtagaaattgtactttcattatttggtcatttttggcctatttggtacttgtattttgcttggatctcagtttagctCACTTGCACTATTTGTTGAAATCTCTCATAGCCTATTTGAGGCAAGTGTCCCATTGTATACGCAttgagtataaagtgccaaatcatcattttggggggatttcttgattgagggaatttttttggtttcttgtgtgattgttcctctctctatatccttttttatttatttcggtgctatgggttctcccaaatttccacttttaactcctcataattatgcatcatggaagataaaggcatggagtaaactgattgaaaaaagactcattcattatgtaaatggaactattacaacaccacctaatcctcaGGCCGATCCCAATGCTCAGATTGAATGGCTCGCTAAGAAttttatggcacttggaactcttataAAGTATGTATtcgatgacctcatttttcacattgataagtgtactacaattaaggAGGCTTGGAATATTTATGAGAAattttatggtcaagttgatgagattgagggctacaagcttgatagctagctcacaactttggatcctaaGGATTTTTAtaaaatccaagattatgtcacaaaagaaattgagctaagagcaaacctaaaggattgtggcattgacaaaaaggatgctcaattggtttacaatttgttggacaagcttctatcagagtatgcagcctttgtatctagctttcacacccataggttagctcaagtttcctcatacacttctccctcatttgatgcattcacggagatgttgatccTAGAGAAATCTAAGTTATCTGTCATGCACCTCCACTTCTTAAGTTCAACTAACACTCACTTCTAGTCTTCAGATTAACCAGATCTAGTTCACTGAATTTAGTTCACTAAACCAAGCAGTTTGTTAACTCTTATTTTTAGTATTCaattcctctaatcaattattgACCATTGATGCTCACATCTATCTCAACCGATCTCCATCTTTGATCGATatcaaaaaaatctataaattcaatatTTAACCATCCTCATTCTCTAAACCAtaatctttgagctttcatgtgatcATACTGCGAATTGTGCGTGTCCAAAATTCTAAGAGAAATGTATCATTCATTTAAAGTAAGTTTCAAAGCGCAATGTAGATAAGTAAGgtaattgtatgaagataattttgatgttTTCTTTATTGATTCATGCATTTTTTTTACATGCTTCATTGGAAGATTATAATTGTTTGTGAGTTagagggttttgtggttggatctattgatagctcacttaattttattttttatcaatagtATCTATGTACACTTTACAGAATCTATTTGTCATGTCTATGAGCAACAAGAATAAAAGTGAGACTAAACAAGCACTAAAATCTTAATCTACACATTCCCCATGTTAGAAATATTGCAATTTATTTATAAATAGTCTATTCATGCGAATACCAACATGAAATTAACACTAGCTTTTTTGCATAATTGTACTAGATATCACAACTTTCCACACTAAAAACAATAATGAAAAACCAACAACCACAACTTAAAATTCCACATTATATAATCCTTTCAAGATTTAAACTCAAATCTTGACAATAAGAATCCAACACTTCAACCAATTGAAATCAACCTCTGAAACATTGTTAACCACTGTAAAATTAAACTACCACTTCATTAATACATATGATATTTTGGATCATTTATATCCCAAACACCCTTATACCTAAAATGCACATTCTACAATTTAAATTATATAGACCCAACACACAAATCCACAAACAAATTGGATCATATAAACCCAGCACACAGTTCCCCACAAAAAAATGAATCATGACTGGTAAAGTTGGAGAGGAAGGTGAGGTTTAATGATAGCCTCTAATGGAATTTCCTTGGGCATTGTAAGTCACAATCCCTCTCTCATGTCAATTTTAGTACCTCTTGGAACACTCCACTCAAAGCTATGAAGCAAGCATGCCAATGCATAGGAAACCAAAGTCAATCCAAGATTCAATCCTGGACACATTCTCCTCCTTGACCCAAATGGAAGCAATTCAAAGTCTTTCCCTCTTAAATCAATTTTTGTCTGACTCTTCAAAACCCGTCCAGGATCGAACTCTGTGGGCCTCTCCCACACTGCAGGGTCCCTATGAATTGCCCAAACATTCAACAATAGCCGTGTTCCTGTGGGGTCATGAAACCCTCCCACATTGCATGCCTCCATATATTCATGGGGAATCTAAAGTGGCTCTGCTGGACAGAGCCTAAATGTTTCCTTTATAATTACTGGCAAATTAGTTAGCTTGTGTAGTTCTGATTCATCTATTAATCAATCTCGTCCAATATGTGTGTCGAGCTCTTCTTGGGCTTTTCTCAAAATGTATGGGTGCTGCAATAGACCTGATAGTTCCCATTCAATGGTTGTTGAGGATGTGTCAGTACCTATTGTTATCATGGCCTAtcctcaaaaaaaaaaaccaaaaagattactttcttttttttatttagaGCTTATATCAAAGATAATTTAATTTAAACAACACAATTTAAAATTCTGACTTGTTTAGATGGCTCATTTTCAATCGTACAATTAAGTGAATCTTATCACAAAAGTGATGGCTCATTTTAAATTGTACTATTAAGTGAATCTTATTAGAAAAGTGACAATTCACATCAGCTCATACTTCACATATATATGTGTCATTAATAGAAGATGAGACCATTTCCTTGTAAATGTGCATTACATAATGATATTAAACACAATTACACTCAAAACATCAAAATCTGCCAGTTCCGACCCTAACCTTCTAAATATCCATTATATAATGATATTAAACACAATTACACTCAAAACATCAAAAGTTGTCAATTCTGACCCTAAGTTCAAAGTTGCATAAACACAATGTCGCAAGTTTGTAATCGTCAACTTTAACCATCTGGGGGAAGCCTTCTTCCAACATTCGAGGTACCTACTAACATGCTATAAAATGCCATAAAAGACGGTTAAAAATTTTAATCATAAGACTTGGCTTAAGAGCTTGGATAGAATATAAGCCAAAGTTGTGGATTTCCTCAAATTCATTTCTAGCATTAATCTAATGAGAATATTAGACCAAGTCAAATAGTAGACACCACATAAATACAAAAAATATGCGCACCTGATCTTGTTCCTCTCCTCGGAGTTGAAATTATTAAGGTTCAATATGATCTTAAACAGACCTAGAGCATTCAGTTGTTTCAAAAAAGAGAGTAAAACCTTAATTAGACATTTGATTCAGTAGTTTCTCAAGGAAATCTTTAACGCAACTGCCCAATTGGTCTTAATTAACCAccttaaaaactcaaaaaaaacaaaactaattaAACATGAAGCAATGATCAATTCTTGACTTAGTAAAAATACGCGAACGACATGCCATGTTTATCTATCTTCTTCCTTCTTACGAATATTGCCAGAGATTTATAAGCAATAATGAGCTTAAATTGGTTATGCTACTCAATAAAAGGTAGTTAAACAATAGAAAATAGGAAAACGAGGACTTCATTACAAGCCTCCTCGTTTTAGTGGATCCAAACAAAATGCTTCCAAGGCTCTTTTCTGACACAAAGATTTTGTCTATCAATAAACCTGAGTTTCTTGCACAATAGTTAACAATAATTAGCATTCACTGAAAACACTAAAAATCTTGAAGCAATTATGATTGGAAAAATGGAATAAAAGAGCACGTTAGACAGGAAaatgttttaaataaatttacagatCGAGGTCAGCtaatacaaatgaataaaaggAATTTTGCAGCTTGTGTCTTCCTCGATACACATGAGATAAGATGCATGAAAATAAAGATCATTAGAGATAGATTTGTAGCCTTAATCGTTCCACCATAGTTTCTTGCACCAAGATACCCTTCACTGTATTTAGTGGTACTTCTGTTACTTTTGAAAACTGAACGATTCTCCAGCTTTTCTCGACAATTTTAAAAATAACAAACCTTTAAAATTTTCCAAGGCATAACAGGGGATATTCATTGGCTgaacaaaaaatagaaaatgttCCAAACAATTATGTACCAAGTTCTTAAAATAAACTATATATTGGCTAAACCAAAACAGACTCATCCTTAAATATCCCCATGTAGGGATTTTTGCCTGGTTTATTTTGCTGGTTGTTTTACACGCCCACTACAAATCTGTGTCTATTTTTAAGTTTTCTGGATAATGGTTGCATATATATTCTGTTTTTTAATTAAACATGTGTTTAGTTCTTGCCTCTGTTGTTCGTataaatggtttactttcatgtacAATTTTACAGTACAGGTTTTGATTCACTAGGTGATTGCTAAATCATGGATTTGGGATTTAAGTTACTTTGGTGAATTTAACAAATTCATTGTATGATGTCTATTTTGAACTTTTGATAGAACAATAGAATTTAAAATGAAATGGTGTACGCTAACAGGTTTGTTTAATTTCATTATGGGACTATTTTCTCTTCAATATTTTTTTACATAATATTATAAAAGCAAATTTTTTGGTGGCACTTCTGAATGAAAGAAGCATATGTTAATGAAGTTTCTGAtttgtttttcttcttttcctaTATTGCACAATAGTTCATAGAAAAGATTTATAATATCTTATCCAAAGGCAACATGAAAATTTATCAAATGAGTTAAAGGGAATCGAATCAAGCTACTACCAAAATAACAATGATCCTTCAAAAGACTAAAGTAAGGGCATATACTGAAAAATGCTATTCAACAGTCACACAGATCATTATAAGAGAGaattttttcttaaaccaacattaATTGGATCTTTAAAACTATTTTAATTTGAAACCATAGCAGTAATTTTTTTTTGTATCCAAACACAAATGTTCAACTAATGGTAACCCAAACTTATGGTCAATAAATTTCTTCTCAAATGTGTACTTAATATTCTCACCTATTTGATCTTAGTAGGTCCATTCGAAAATTTCATCACCACTCATATTTAGTACCTTCAGGGGAAGCAAGATATCTGCGGCTATTACATTTGTCTTCACAAGAATTAAAATCTAATTAGCGCTCAACTTGTAAGCATGTCCATAAGGATAAATTATTGTTCAATTATTTAAGTAAGATTAGATGGGCCAAGGATTAACAACTCTAAGAATGGGTTTGGTACCATATGTTGTCTCGCTTTGGTACCTTTGTTTGATGTTATAAGATCAACCAAGGAAACTAATGTCGTTGGATTTTATTGGTAACAATGAATCATAAACCAGGTCGCATGCCCAAAAATAGGTTTAGATAATCCGATAGGGTGGGGTGGGAAAGTAGACAATAAGACAAAGAATGAGGACAAAGAGAAGGAAAAAATAATGTCCATGAAAGGACACTTACTTCTTTAACCACACACCCCCACTACTACACATAATCTTACGATGCTTGTAAAGAacagagaaaaaaaaaatataaagcaaTTGAAAAACAGAGTAAGAATTGTATGCCTTTCATTTTCATAGTAACCATTGTTGTGAAATTACACTTCACCGATTTTACATTTTTTACAACCAATAATGTCATGTTTatcctgtagacgtctaaaaatggtcaatgcttgcggaatcatactttaacatttgcgcattgccttattttaggtttttgcgtcacattaacattttctcctatgtcacgcacttggtctttatcatttgcgagcatcgaatcCTTCTTCTGCATttttcatttatctcgctctcgaatttggtcttgtcgataacaatatttatcatgattttggtcggtcttatcttgtcgcatcaatgtgcgtgttcatttgtcattattttggacatcgtcaatcctaattagggttttggtcctcttatcaatcttgtcgtcatgcgatcaatttgtcatcgattcttgtcttttgatcaatttgtcatcaatcttgtcgtcttgtgatctattttgtcatcgatccttgtcttcttgtcaaatttatcattttgcgatcgatttgtcatcgatcgtcgtctttctcaatttggatcaattagtcattgtccctcgtcaattggcgcatttatcaatcgaaTCGTTTGTCAGTATTGGtcttttgttaatcagaatcatgatcaaatcgaatcgatatcaattatcctttgtcaagacctaattgtcatccttgcatttctaaatcatcttttagggtttcatgattttattcatttaaccctgtttgtcatttctccctctaggttaaataaattatttatttatcctaagtcttcgagtcacaattaaatgtttaatttaattggctaactaattattcctctttttgtgaattaattaataaatgacaaattattaattgatttacctaatttctcctaattctcattttcctaatttttcatcaatttctaaattccctctttgtgaattaattaataaataaataatcattaattaattcactaaactcctaatttcctcattttctaatttcctaattcctattttccaattttctaattttcctaatttctgaTTCAATGtcttcctatttttctcctaatttcatgggaatgacatttcaatttgtcataatttgtcataattgacaatcaatcaattttgacatagaaagttgtcataattttgttatgaattatcaatcaatcaattttgcatagaaagtgcaaatttgtcataatttgtcataattgacatttttgatttgcaatttccatttgaatctcttcatgctaatttgatcttttctccaatttatctataaattggatgaatttcttcaatcctgatataataatcactttgtcgaatcaatcacgcttcgagtattcttgagcaatcatcttgtctacttgctttcatatcatgatcatgcacttgtaggtgagatccacaacaaagctatttgaaggagaaagaaggacaatggagtcacatgaaggagacattcaagtctgcatttggtttgcttaagttttcaatcttgaatatcttgttttcatgtctctattggatgtaattaggattgatcattgcatttgagcttttgtgattgagctatgactaatattgatatttgctttgatgatttccgatttcctagctacataaccaatggtccaacatcAATATTACGAATGATATCCCTCAAGTGTAATAGTGGTGGTGGCATAGACGGTGCTTGCATATCGGGTAATATTTTCTATTTGTGCTTGTGCTTCTCTACATAACTATCTCAGAGAAGATACAATATGTTTTAAGTGCTTTTAAACTTTGTGTAGTATCTAGCCTTAATAACGTGGGGGTTTTCCTTATTGTGTCAATTTGGGTACTTAGGATTGAATATCAGCTTGTTGCTGCAATAAATTGGGGTTGAACTGAATCGAGAGAAAGATGCGGTATCATTAAAAGTGTTGACGAAACACCGAATGGAATAAAATGTCCAAGCTAAAGGTGCTACAATGAATTGAAGAAACAAAGTGGCACTTCGGAATAAAAGAAGCATATCTGATTTGCAACCTCAAATTTGATTTGCAAACTGTCCAGTAGGCGAATCTGGAATACCACCGACAATGACCACATTGTTAATTTGAAAGTAACCAGCCAATTTCAGTGGAGTGTCAACATAAACAGAATCGGGTGGATGAGTTTTGACATGACGATAAAAAGCAAGTGGGTTTCAAGAAAGAGAATGCAAAGAGGTTACGATTTTTCTCTCAGAAATTTATGTCTCCCATGTCTTATTTTATAATATGGTTTTCTCACCCCCATTAGAGGTATCTTATAGCTTTATCTTGTCGAAATCGTTGAAAACCTAGAAACCCTAAATTAATTTGCTTGCAGGAGAAACAAAGTACAGAAATAGAATGGAGGAAAAGGGAAAAACTCACTCGCGAATGGAGGTATCAATCATCTCATAGCTAGTGAGAGAGATCACGGAGGTCTTGTCAATACCAAATTGAGGTTGTGCATTGACATCACGACCAGTGATGATGGCCATGACGGCTCTCTACTGAATGGCGGAGGACTTTTCAAAGCGGTACTGATATATCCCATGAAGAAGATCATCATGGATGGCCGTCTAATCAAAGCTGGAGATTGCCTATACACGAGCACTTGTCTTGAAATATTAGCTTCTCATCGCCCTCTTCATTTGGGTACAAACTCACCTGTAGTGAATATCATGCAAAAATTTATGTCAAACTAAAGGGCATAAGTATGCTGTGATCGAACATTATGCAGGGGAGGGAGGTAGCTGGCAGCAAGGTTGCAAGGAATGCGGTGAACGCATGGGACGTAGGGAGCACGTGGGCAAACACAACCATATCCAGCATAGCAGCAACCATGGAACCACACAAACACAAACCCTACCGATTTGGCTTGCAAAATAGTTTGACACGCACATCCGCCAAAAAACTCGACGGCAACGGGAAACGATGACCTCGCGGCGTGAGAATCTTTCTCGACTCGATTAATTTATGTTGATAAGATATAGAATGTGTTAatgtatataataaataatttCTTATGAATATAAAATAGAAGTTTGTTAATTTACTACAATTAAAAGTTAAGTCAAGtgattaattgaaagaatttatgcaactatttgtaaatgTGAAGCTTACAAAAGGAAAGAAATGTGTATAGAAAGGGTTCTTCTCCTCCCATGATCCCTTCTTAGAGACTGTATTGAGCTATTTTTTCTTCATATATGATTCTTGAATCATGTATGAGAAATACATGTTTAAAAATAGAAATGAATTATTTATATGCTTTTTTATTTTCCTAGAAAATTGGGTTGCTAGAATTTGATAGTGGACTTTGCATGGCATATGTCTAAGAAGTACAATAGTCTTTGTAGCTACTAATGTTCAAGTTTACTGTCTATTTATTGAACATTTATTTCAGTTATAAAAAGAAGTGGTGAAAATACATATGTTGTTCTTTTTTGAGGAATCTAAGATAATCTTTAGATTTTAGACCTAAGTCAAACTTTTCCCATATTTTCTCAAAATCTATAATGTAATCTCACAAACATCCATATTTTCTCAAAAACTATATTGTCACCTCGTAGATATTCATATTTTCTCAAAAACTATAATGTCACCTTACAAACAATCGTCATGTGGATCTAAATGAACATATTTGTATCTCAAAGACTAGAAAGAACAATTTTCAAATCAAAGTGGAGCATAACTTACTAGCGAGGAAATAACATCCACTCAAAAAATAATAGTTGCAATGATGTGTTCGTAAAACATAATCTATCACTATAGTCCGAATTATATAAAGATAATAACTAAAGTCTTCATAACTATAAAAACAAGAAAGTCTATTTATCATCTTATAGATCACGAAATTTACTGAACCTAATTAAACGTTTTCCAAAAAAACAATAACATGCgtataaaattttatattaattttaaaaaacagaaaccaaaataaacaaaataatcaattaaaaagaTTGATCCATTAAATTTTAAACTCTCAATACTATATTTTAACTTCAATAAGAATTTCACCTTATATACAcccaaaataataaataataaatgacgAATCCCAGTGTTAAACCTTATTATTATTTCTAAAAGAATAACCTAACCTCATATCAAACAGTTTCTTTTTCATTTCACCCAAACCATATCTGCAATGTGACCGAAATACATTCTAGTTTCCTGTTATAAAAAGCAATCAAAACTGAATGAATTCGATACACCATACATTGTTTTCTCATGTGCACCGAAATACATTCTAGTTTCCTGTTATAAAAAGCAATCAAAACTGAATGAATTCGATACACCATACATTGTTTTCTTATGTTGTCGTCCAACCAGTGGAAAAGAATCAGGAGATGATCTTCTTTATCTCAGATTTAAACATGACCAATTTAGTTAGTCACCCAAAAATAAATCTCCAACTCTAAGTTTAGCCCACCCAATAAACgagaacaaatatatatatatatataacaccatCTTCCCATCTGATAGATACTATGTACTCAATTTCCTTACTGCAAAATGATTACAAGACGGGTTTTGTTGTTAGGACTAACCATTTTAGTAATATATACAACAGTAAGTTTGGCCGGCAGCAAGGATGAACAAGGATGGCAACCTGCTACGGCTACCTGGTATGGCCCTCCAGAAGGAGATGGAAGCACAGGTACTCTATTCTAATTTCTTACTATTATAATCTGGGTAAAATTAGGAAGCTTTACAGTTCCGTCAAATATTTCAACAATCAACTATCTAGAAAAGCTCCAAACAAATTATGATTTACGTTCTTTTTTCTTGCTTGGAGGATTTTATATCATTCAGAGTTCTTTTGCGCTCTAATATGGAACACGAGCTTATGATGTTATTACGCCTCTCCCcgtatttataaaattataaaactgtaattttaattaatataagtgTAGTTGCCTATACTACTAACTGTATATAGTTTCGAGTCATGATATCCAAGTAAATGCATTGTATGATTAGTTAGTAGATGGTGCTATGTCAAACATATGTTACATTATTTTGAGCCAATGTGCTATGTAGGTGGTGCATGTGGATTTGGTGATCTTGTGGATAAGGTACCATATAAAACGAAAGTGAGCGCAGGAAATCTCCCCGTGTGGAAAaatggaaaaggttgtggatcatGCTACAAGGTCTGTTCacacatgatctctctctctcgTAATTCAGACATGCTCTTTTGATTTCATAATCTGTAACTTAGTATAAATAATGCAGGTAAAATGTAGCGAGGACATATGCTCGGGAGAGGCAGTGCCATTGATAATAACGGATGAATGCCCAGGGTGCTCCACAGATCAAGTGTGGTTTGATCTCAGCGGATCAGCCTTTGGTCGTATGGCCGTGCCCGGCCAGGCTGACGCCCTTCGTAATAAGGGAAAGATCAAAGTGCTTTACGAAAGGTAGTACAAAGACTTTTGTAAAGGGCAGGGATTTtttgttttattcattttttaaaaaattagtctTTTAGTCGAAGAGATTTCAACCTATCATGTTTTAATATGAATAATGAAACAATTTTTAGTAGAAGAGATTTCAACCTATGACTCATGATCTATTATGAAAAACTAAAAGACTCTTAGAAAAAGAGATTTCAACCTATGACTATGAAGAACTAAACTATTCTTAATTGAAGAAATTTCAACCTATTATTCATGATCTAATATGAAAAACTAATTGATTCTTTAAATTTGATataaaatctttaaaaataaataacaattctTTACAAAAAGATTTCAACCTGGCATGATTGATTTTACGTTGTCAATTCAAACTTATTTCCTAGATCTATAATCAATACTTTTCTTTTCTATCCAAGCATATACATTCTTGTTAACAAGAGGAAAATGTATTATTACAGGACAAAATGCATGTATCCAGGGTGGAACTTGGCTTTCAGGGTAAACGAGGGATCCAGTGAGTATTATTTCTCCGTACTCATTATGTACGAAGGGGGTGATGGAGATGTGGCAAGCGTCAAACTAAAACAggttcacttttcatctcattttgtATCTGTTGTGTTTGACATAACCTTGAGTGTATTTCATGGTGTTAGCAATATTGCTTTGATTGTATTATAATTTGAAATTGGATTTGTACATTTGTAATGAAATTCAGGCTGGATCAAGCACTTGGACGGAAATGCAGCAGTCATGGGGAGCAATATGGTCCTTAACTGGAGTTGGTCCACTCAAGGCGCCATTCTCTTTATCTTTAACATCACTCTCAACCGCAAAAACAGTGACTGCAATGGATGTCATACCCAGCAGTTGGTACCCAACTGCCACTTACACATCATCCCTCCAACTCTTTTACTTCACTTCTAATGAGACTTCATTTTGAGGCTTAATCCATGTGCCTCATCTTTGGAATACTAATAGTACATATATACAAATGATAGAAACCAAACAAATACAAATCTGCCCATTACTTTTGGCAAtcaatacaaatacatatacaaatGATAGAAACCAAAGAAATACAACTCTGCCCATTACTTTTggcaatcaataaaatcaataataCGATTCAAGCTTTGGTTATAAGATTGTGTCTTGGAGTATATTTATATTCTGTATTATTAATAATTAGTCTATGTGCAAATCAAAAAATATCTGAATGTTGTTCAAGAtgattctaatttaaataaatggaaac
It encodes the following:
- the LOC131873475 gene encoding expansin-B3-like: MITRRVLLLGLTILVIYTTVSLAGSKDEQGWQPATATWYGPPEGDGSTGGACGFGDLVDKVPYKTKVSAGNLPVWKNGKGCGSCYKVKCSEDICSGEAVPLIITDECPGCSTDQVWFDLSGSAFGRMAVPGQADALRNKGKIKVLYERTKCMYPGWNLAFRVNEGSSEYYFSVLIMYEGGDGDVASVKLKQAGSSTWTEMQQSWGAIWSLTGVGPLKAPFSLSLTSLSTAKTVTAMDVIPSSWYPTATYTSSLQLFYFTSNETSF